GGCGCAGCACCGCCCGGATCCGGGCAACCAGTTCCCGCGGCGAGTACGGCTTGGTGACGTAGTCGTCGGCGCCGATCTCCAGCCCGACCACCTTGTCGATCTCGCTGTCCCGGGCCGTGACCATGATGATCGGCACGGCCGACCGCTGCCGCAGTTGCCGGCAGACCTCGGTCCCGGACATCTCTGGCAACATCAGGTCGAGCAGCACGATGTCGGCGCCGGTCCGGTCGAACTCGGTGAGGGCGTCAGTGCCGGTCGCAGCGACCGAAACCTCGAAGCCCTCCTTACGGAGCATGTACGACAAGGCGTCGGAGAACGACTCCTCGTCCTCGACCACCAGAACGCGGCTCAACGGGGACTTCCTTTCCATTTGCTGTCAGACCTGCCGTAGCCCAGCCGGACCGGACTCGATCCCAACCGGCGGCAGTGTCGCCAGCAGGTCATCCGGGGGACTGGCGGGCAGCCGGAGGGTGAACGTCGATCCACCACCAAGAGTGCTCGACACCTCGACCCGTCCGCCATGGTTGCTCGCGATGTGTTTCACGATCGCCAGGCCGAGCCCAGTGCCGCCGGTGGCACGCGAACGGGCCTGGTCTGCCCGGTAGAACCGCTCGAAGATGCGATCCACGTCGGTGGGGGCGATGCCGATGCCCTGGTCGGCGACCGCGATCTCGACGTGCTCGTCGTCACCGCGGAGGGTGACCCGCACAACGGTGTCCTCGCCCGAGTAGTTGATGGCGTTCTCCACGAGATTCGCCACCGCCGTGGCGAGTTGGGAGTCGCTGCCGTACGCGGTGAGGCCACGCTCACCGTCGACGCTCACCTCGACACCGCGGGCGGAAGCTGTGGTGCGGGTCCGGTCGACCACCTCGGCGATCACCCAGTCCAACGCGACCGGCTCGGGTGGCGGCTGCGGTTCGGCGCCCTGCAACCGGGTCAGCTCCAGCAACTCCTGCACCAGCCGGCCCAGCCGGGTCGACTCGTGCTGGATCCGTTCGGCGAACCGGCGGGCGGCCACCAGGTCCTCGGAGAGGTCGGGTGCCGCGGCGTCGGCCGGCTCGGTCGCGTCCAGCAGTGCCTCGGCGAGCAGTTGCAGCGCCCCGATCGGGGTCTTGAGCTCGTGGCTCACGTTGGCCACGAAATCGCGTCGTACGCGGGTCAGCCGGTGTGACTCGGTCACGTCGACCGCCTCCACCGCGATGAAGCCATTGCCGAGGCCCATTGCTCGCAGGTGCACGCCGAGCGGGTTCTCCCCCGCGCTGTCGCGACCTCGGGGCAGGTCCAGCTCGATCTCGCGCCGCACACCGGTGCGTCGTACCTGACCGGCAAGGGTGCGGATCAGCGGGTGCGCCGCGATCGAGCCGGGGCGACTGCCGGTACGCAGAAGCCCCATCGCGCGGGCGGCCGGATTGATCAGCACGGGCACGTCGTCGTTGTCCAGTACCACGACACCGGCGCGGAGTGAGTCGATCGTCCGGCGGCCGAGTCCGGCCTGCTGCTCGTCGGCTATCGCGGGCCTCCCCCTGCTCCAGCGGGAGCTCGCGCTGCCCGTCGACGTGGAGCGACCGTCCCGCGCCGGCAGGAACCGGGGCAGCACGAAACCGGCGGCCAACCCGGCCACCAACGCCACGGCCACCACGACCGCCACCGCCCACTCCACCCGGCGATCGTAGGGTCATTGTTAACCTGGCTACCACACAGACCGGGACGAATCACCCTCACTTTCAGAATTGTTCACCCCTGCGTCTGGCGTCGTTCACCGTGGTTCATCCGGGGTCCGCCCGCGCGCCCTACCGTTGGCGTCGCACCTGCTCAACCCCCCTGCGCCGGCACCCGTCGGCGGCGACCGACCACAGGACGTGATGATGCGCGACGAGTTCCGGGCCGACCTCCAGATCGTCAGCCAACTGCTGGTGGACATGGCGGAGGGCGTCCGCGCCGCCATGCGCCAGGCCACCCGGGCCCTGCTCACCGCCGACCGGCAGGCCGCCGAGACGGTCATTGAGCGGGACGCCGAGATCGACGACCTCTACCGGCACGTCGAGGAGCGGGTCTGTGACCTGCTCGCCCGACAGGCGCCGGTCGCCTCCGACCTCCGAGCAATGATCACCGCGCTGCACGTTGCCGCGGACCTGGAGCGAATGGGCGACCTCGCCGAGCACGTGGGCAAGACCGCGCTGCGCCGGCACCCCTCCCCCGCCGTCCCCGCCGAACTGCGGACGGTCTTCACCGAAATGTCCGAGATCGCCGACCGGATGGCCGTGAAGATCGGCTCGGTGCTGGCGAAGCCCGACGCCGACCTCGCTGGCGAGCTGGACAGCGACGACGATGCCATGGACGAGCTGCACAAGAACCTGTTCGCAATGCTGCTCGGCGACGAGTGGCCGTACGGGGTGGAGACCGCGATCGACGCCACCCTGCTGGGCCGCTACTACGAGCGCTTCGCCGACCACGCGGTCAACGCCGGCGAGCACGTGATCTACCTGATCACCGGGGAGAACACGCCCACCGGCAGCTGAGCCCCGATCGGGATCGGGGCCCCTCGTCAGCGCTCACGCGCTGACGAGGGGCCCCTTTTCAGCAGCTCAGCGACCCTGGTTCGCCACCGCGGCGGCGGCTTCCTTCGCGGCGGTCGGGTCGAGGTAGGTGCCACCCAGCGTGAGCGGGCGCAGGTGCGGATCGAGGTCGTAGCGCAGCGGGATGCCCGTCGGGATGTTCAGCTTGGCGATCGCCTCGTCGGAGATCTGGTCGAGGTGCTTGACCAGGGCGCGCAGCGAGTTGCCGTGCGCGGCCACCAGCACCGTCCGGCCGGCCAGGATGTCCGGCACGATCGAGTCGTACCAGTAGGGCAGCATCCGGTCGACGACGTCCTTGAGGCATTCGGTACGCGGCATCAGCTCGGTCGGCAGCAGCGCGTAGCGGGGGTCACCGACCTGCGACCACTTGTCGTTGTCGTCGATCGGCGGCGGTGGGGTGTCGTACGACCGGCGCCAGAGCATGAACTGCTCCTCGCCGTACTCATCCAGGGTCTGCTTCTTGTTCTTGCCCTGCAGGGCGCCGTAGTGCCGCTCATTGAGCCGCCACGACCGGCGCACCGCGATCCAGTGCCGGTCGGCGGCGCTGAGCGCCAACTCGGCGGTGCGGATCGCACGGCGCAGCACGCTGGTGTGCACGACGTCCGGCAGCAGGCTGTGCTCGCGCATCAGCTCGCCACCGCGCCGCGCCTCGCCCTCGCCCTTCTCGGTCAGGTCGACGTCCACCCAGCCGGTGAAGAGGTTCTTGGCATTCCAGTCGCTCTCACCGTGCCGCAGCAGGACCAGCGTCCCGACGGTGGGCCCTTCGCTCGCAGTCATGCGGATCATCCTGCCTCAACCGTCCCTGGGACACGCGGGCAGCCGTCGTGACGACCACCACGTGAAAACGCGGGTGACCAGCGGATCCACCCGCCGCTAGGGTTGTAAGGCACGACAGTCACATCGGTCATTACTTTCGAGCGGGGCGCCATATGCGGACGATGCGGAGTTGGTTCCGGGACACCACCGGCGGCCTGCCGACCACTTTCTGGTACCTGTGGTCAGGCACCCTGATCAACCGGCTCGGCTCGTTCGTCCTCGTCTTCCTCGCCATCTACCTGACCCAGGAGCGCGGTTTCTCGGCCTCCCAGGCTGGCCTGGTGATCGGCCTGTGGGGCGTCGGCGGGGCGTTCGGCACCACCGCCGGCGGCACGTTGGCAGACCGGTGGGGCCGCCGACCGACGTTGCTCACCGCACACGTGGGCGCCGCCGCCATGATGCTCGCGCTCGGGCTGGCCCGGGACCTCTGGGCGGTGGCGCTGGGCGCCCTCCTGCTCGGCATGTTCGCCGAGGCGGCCCGGCCCGCGTTCGGGGCGATGATGATCGACGTGGTCCCGGCGAAGGACCGACTACGCGCCTTCTCGCTCAACTACTGGGCGATCAACCTTGGCTTCGCCTGCGCCGCCGTGCTCGCCGGCCTCGCCGCACAGGCCGACTACCTGCTGCTGTTCGTGGTCGACGCGGGCACCATGCTGGTAACCGCGCTGATCATCTTCATGCGGGTGCCGGAGACCCGGCAGGCCGGTTCCGCCAGCACCGCAACGGCGAGTGCCCCACGCGGCGCCCTACGCACGATCCTCAGCGACCGCGTCTTCCTGGGCTTCGTGGCCCTCAACCTGTTCTCCGCGCTGGTCTTCCTCCAGCACATCTCGATGCTGCCGATCGCCATGGGTGACGACGGCCTGAGCCCGGCCACCTACGGCACGGTCATCGCGCTCAACGGCGTCCTCATCGTGGTCGGCCAGCTCTTCGTACCCCGACTGATCAGGGGTCGGAGCCGCTCGTACGTGCTCGCGCTGGCGGCCGTGGTGATGGGTGTCGGGTTCGGGCTGACCGCGTTCGCCGGCACCGCCTGGTTCTACGGGCTGACCGTGCTGATCTGGACGCTCGGCGAGATGCTGAACTCGCCGTCCAACTCCACGCTGATCGCCGAGCTTTCCCCGGCCGAGTTGCGCGGCCGCTACCAGGGCGTGTTCTCCCTCTCGTGGCAGATCGCCGGAGCCAGCGCACCGATCCTCGGCGGTCTGGTGCGCGAACACGCCGGCAACGACACCCTCTGGTACGGCTGCGCGATGCTCGGCGTTCTGACCGCGGTGGCCCACCTGGTGTCGGGGCCGGCCCGGGAACGGCGTGCCGTCGCGCTGCGCCGCTCCGGCGAAGCGCTGGCACCGGTCACCGCCCACCGGGGGCCCCAGCCCGCCGAAGCAACCGCCTGACGAAAGACCGAAGATCAAGATAACGGCTGGCGCAATGGCCCCCGACTTCCTACCGTGCACAGGAAACGGTTAGGAAACCGAACTGTCGGGAGGTCGGGTGTACGCCCTGCGGCGCTGGTGGCACGACACCGCGGGCGGTCTCCCCGCCACCTTCTGGTACCTCTGGGCCGGCCTGCTGATCAACCGGGCCGGTGCCTTCGCCATGCTGTTCCTCTCGCTCTACCTCACCGACGTACGCGGAGCGAGCGTTGGGCTGGCCGGAACGGTGGTCGGCGCGTACGGGGCCGGTGGGGCAGCCGGTGTGCTGCTCGGCGGGGTGCTGGCCGACCGGTGGGGCCGCCGGGCAACCCTCCTCGCCGCGCACCTGGTCACGGCCGGCCTGATGGTGGCGCTCGCCTTCAGCCGGCCGCTGCTCCTGATCGCGGTGCTCTCCGCGCTGATCGGCGTGGTCCACTCGATGCCCAGCCCGGCGTTCGTCGCGGCGATCGTCGACGTGGTGCCCGCCGAACGGCGTTCGCGCGCGTTCAACCTCCAGTTCTGGGCGTTCAACCTGGGAATGGCGGTCGCGTCGTTGCTCGCCGGGGTGCTGGCCGAGGCGAGCTTCACCGCGCTCTTCCTGGTCGACGCCGGTGCCACCCTGACGGCCGCCGCCGTGATCGGCTGGAAGGTGCCGGAGACTCTGCGCATTGCCGCGCCGGCCGTCGACCTTCAGCCGCCGGCACCCTCGGCGCCGACGTCCGTCCGGCCCCGCCGTCCGGGGCTGCACACCGCGCTCACGGACCGCACGTTCCTGGTCTTCGTCGGGCTCACCTTCGTGCTCGCCGTGCTCACCATGCAGACCTCCACGATCATGCCGCTGGCGATGAGCGCGGACGGCCTGGGCCCATCGGCGTACGGGTTGGTGGTGGCGCTCGGTGGCGCGCTGATCGTGGTTGGGCAACTGTTCGTGCCCCGGCTGATCGACCGGCACCGCAAGGACGTCGTGCTGGCCGTCTCCACCGCGCTGCTCGCGCTCGGTTTCGGCGTACTCGCCGTCGCCGACGGGCTGGCCATCTACCTCGGTGCCGCGGCGGTCTGGACGGTCGGTTCGATGCTCGCCGCCCCGCCCAACGCGCAGATCAACGCCGACCTGGCCCCGCCGCAGCTACGCGCCCGGTACCAGTCGGTCTTCTACCTGACGTTTCCGGCCGCGGCGTTCGTCGCTCCCACGCTCGGCGGGTTGAGCCTGCAGCACCTCGGGGACCGGCACTGGCTGATCGTGGGTGGGCTCGGCATGGTGGCCGCACTCGGGCACCTGTTCGCCGGACCACCCCGGGAGCGACACGTGGCCGCGCTCCGCCGGGCCGCCGAGCGGAAGCCGGTAACACCCGTCGACGACCGCGCGCCGATCGCATAAGGGCGTTTATCGCATAAGGGCGTTTACGGTACGCAACGTTTCACGCAAAGCGCCCACCACGTCCCTAAGGTCGTGGTGGGCGCCCGCCGGTGGGGCCGGCGGCGGCGGGCAACACTCACCCCCGTAAGCGTCGCCCGCTCAGCCGCCGGTCCAAACAGGTGGGCACCGTCCCCCAACGGTAGATCCACCCGTCCCCTCGCGCCTCGCCTGGTGCGCGGATCTGATCGATCCGCCGCTCCCCCGAACGTTTCCAAGCGTGGCGCGGTGCAATAAAGCTAGTTCGCCCGGATTCTGGATTCAACCCAGAACGCTGTCTCGCCGGTCACAACTGGCGAGTATCCGCTGCTCCGGTCTCGCTGTTTGGCAACAGCCGCGTACCCCTCAGCCATTCCCGCAAACACCTCAACCGTCTTCCCGATCGGGTGACTCGGTCCGGAAGAAGTTGCTCTGCCGGCCGTCACGCAGCTGTTCCTGATAAATCAGGTTCAGCCGGCGCAGGTCAAAGGTGTAGAACCAGTCATCCCAGGTGATCTCGCGAATTCGGCTGCTTTCCCGATATCCGGGAATGTTGAAGGTCAGAACTCCCGCCCGGCCGTCCCGCTCGGTGCCGGCGATGGTCGCCGGCTTCGCCCCGCGCTCCCGGGCCCAACGCTGAATCACCTCATGATTCGCGGTGATCAAGCTCCGGCCCGGACGCTCCGGCCGGTCCGACAGCGACGAGATCACCTGCGAGCTGCGGACCGACCGTCCGGTACTCCGTCCGGTCCGGATCCCAACAGCACCCATCCCGCTGCCGGCCGACGGTGGCGCCGCACGCTTGGCGGGCGCCGCGCGCTGGGCCGTCGTGCGCTTGGCGGGCGCCGCGCGCTTCGCCGCCGGCCGCGCTGGCGCCTTCTTGGCCGCTGCCTTCCGCGCGGGTCCGGTCGACCTGGTCGCCGCTGTCTTCCGTGCGGCGGTCGTCTTCTTCGCGGCGGTCGTCTTCTTCGCCGCCGTCGTTCTCTTGGCCGCAGTCGTTTTCTTCGCCGCCGTCGTTCTCTTGGCCGCAGTCGTCTTCTTCGCCGCCGCCGTGGTCTTCTTGGCGGCGGTCGTCTTCTTCGCCGCGGTCGTCTTCTTGGCCGCGGCCCGCTTCGCGGGAGCACTCTTGTTCGCCGGTGCGGCCTTCGCGCGACTCGGTGCCGCCTTCGACGCCGACTTCTTCGTCGCGGAGGCCCTACCGGCCGATGCCCTGGTGCCGGTGGCCCGACCAGCCGGTCCAGTGCTGCGCCGGCCCGCGCCACCGGCATCGGAAACCAGCGAGCGCACCAACTGTTTCACCAGGTCGGGCTTGCGCAGGGCGGAGATCCCAGAGACCCCACGTTTGCGCAACTGCCCGCGGATGTCGTCCACCCGCATCCGGGAAATCTCCGACTCGGAGATCCCGGGAGTACCCGGCGTCTGGTTGCCGCCCTGTCGTTTGGTCCTGGTCGCAGTCCCGCCGCGACCTGAGCTGTTCCGCTGAGCCATGGGACGCTCACGCTCCTCGACACTCCGTCCTCGGCGCGCGGGGGTCCCTTGCCGCACCGCGCGGTGCGGCATACCCGTCAGGAGCAGTCCGAACCCACCGTCAGTTCGCCATGATCGTGCTGGATCCAGGATCGAGTGGCATCAGCGTTCAACGAGGCCACTACTTCCTGGTTCGAGCGCGATCTTGGGGTGTGGGGTGTGGGGCGCGGGGCGCGCGGCACGCAGAGCGCGCAGGGCGCGCGGCGGCGCTGGGGGTCAGGTTGGATCGGGGCCGGCGCCGGAGGGCTCGAAGAGATGGGCGAACGCGGCCAGGTTGGCGGTCGACTCGCCACGCTTGACCCGCCACTCGTACTCCCGCCGGATCGAACTGCCGAAGCCGATCTCCAGCATCGTGTCGAACGACTCGTCGGCGTACGTGAGGACGGCGCCGAGTAGCCGGTCCAACTCGTCGGCGTCCACACCGGCCGGGTTGACGCGCCCGGTCAGGTACACGTCGCCGACCGCGTCGGTGGAGAAGGAGACGCCGTACATGCGGGCATTGCGCTGTAGCAGCCAGGCCCACAGCTCTTCACGGCGCTCGTCCGGTTGGCGCATCACGAACGCCTCGACCCGCAGCGCGTGCTCGCCGACGATCAGGTTGCAGACCGTCTTGAGCTTGTGGGTGCCCGGCAGGGTCACCGCGTACGAGTTGGGGCCGGTCGACTCGCAGGCCAGGTCCCGCTCGGCACAGACCGACTCGATCAGGGTCGCGAGATCGCTCTTCGGGCTCACCGGGCCTACTTTACGACCGACCTGGCCGGCGCACCGGTTGGCGACCGACGCCCCCCGGTCACCAGGAGCAGGAGAGTGCGGGGTCGGCCGCCAGGTCGGCCGCGAGCCGGGCGCGGTGCGCGGCGATCGCCTCGCCGTAGACGCCGAGCAGACCGGCGACCGTACGGTCCCAGGAGAAGTGCCGGGCGTGCTGCTCGGCGCCCCGGGCAAGCACCGCCCGGAGGGCCTGGTCCGGCAGCAGCCGGCCCAGCGCCGTGGCCCAGTCGACCGGGTCATGCCCGTCGATCAGTACGCCACTCACGTGATCCCGCACGGCAGTGACCAGACCTCCGACGGCGGCGGCCAGCACCGGCGTACCGCAGGCCTGTGCCTCCAGGGCGACCAGCCCGAACGATTCGTTGTGTGACGGCACCGCGACGAGGTCGGCCGCCCGGTACAGGGCTGGCAGGTCGTCCCCGGTGAGCGGCGGCAGGAACCGCACCCCGTCGCTGACCCCGAGCTTGGCGGCCAGCTCGATCAGCGCGGTCGGCCGGTCCAGCCCACTGCCGCTGGGCCCGCCGCAGATCACCACGGTCACCTGGGCGGCCAGCGCCGGGTCGCGCTCCCGGAGGGCGGCGATGGCGCGGATCAGCACGTCGGGGGCTTTGAGTGGTTGGATCCGGCCGACGAAGGCGACGACGTACCCATTGGTCGGCAGGCCCAGCCGGCGGCGAGCCTCGTGGGTCGCCGCGGACCGGTCGCCCGGTGCGGGCCGGAACCGGTCCAGGTCGACGCCCGGTTGCACCACGGAGACCCGGGCCGGGTCGGCGTCGTACCGATCGAGGAGGTCGCTGGCCTCGACCCGGGTGTTGGCGACCAGCCGGTCCGCCTCGGCGACCACCTGCTCCTCGCCGATCACCCGGGCCTTGGGCTCCGGCCGGTCGCCGGCCGCGAGCTGGGCGTTCTTGACCTTCGCCAGGGTGTGCGCGGTGTGCACCAGCGGCACACCCCAACGCTCCTTGGCCAGCCAACCGACCTGGCCGGACAGCCAGTAGTGGGAGTGGATCAGGTCGTAGTGCCCGGGCGGGCGGGACGCCTCGGCGCGCAGCACCCCGGCGGTGAAGGCGCAGAGCTGGCCGGGCAACTCTTCCTTGGTGAGGCCCTCCAGCGGGCCGGACGTGATGTGCCGGACCTGCACGCCGGGCGCCATCTCGACGACCGGGGGCAGGTCACCGGAGGTGGCCCGGGTGAAGATCTCCACCTCGACGTTGGCCTCGGCGAGTCGCCGGGCGACCTCGAGGATGTAGACGTTCATGCCACCGGCGTCGCCCGTGCCGGGCTGGTGCAGGGGCGAGGTGTGCACCGAAAGGGTGGCGATGCGGCGAGGCCGAGGCCACGGTCGGGCACCTCGCTGACGCCCGACACCGGTGTGCATTTCCGCCACATCCGCTCCTTTGTCACGGTTAATGCCGTCTCGCACGACCGGCGCTTCTCGGTCAACCTCTACGCCGGATGCCATCTTCCCCATCGGGCTTCGGAAATTCCCCGCCACGGCCCCCGGGCGTGACGGACCTCATCACCGCACGCCCGTCAATGACGGCACGACGCCCGGTCGGGACGGGTTGCGCGGTCGGGGTGAGAATGTCGGGATGACCTCTGTCGCCATCGTCACCGGAGCATCCAGCGGGATCGGCGCCGCCACCGCCCGCCGACTCGCCGCCGAGGGCTTCCACGTGCTCGCCGCCGCCCGCCGCGCCGAGCGGCTCGCCGACCTGGTCGCCGAAATCACCGCCGCTGGCGGGCAGGCCACCGCGGTGACCTGCGACATCACGTCGGACGAATCGGTAGCCGGGCTGGCCGAGGCCGCCGCCCAGGCACCCGGGCCGGTCACCCTGCTGGTCAACAACGCCGGCGGGGCGCGTGGGCTGGACCCGGTGGAGTCCGGCTCGGTCGCCGACTGGCAGTGGATGTACGACGTCAACGTGCTCGGCACACTGCGGGTCACCCAGGCCCTGCTACCGGCCCTGGAGGCGTCAGGCTCCGGCACCATCGTGGTGGTCTCCTCCACCGCCGGCCTGACCGTCTACGAAGGCGGGGGCGGCTACACCGCGGCAAAGCACGCGCAGACCGCCATCGCCGGCACGCTCCGCCTGGAACTGTGCGGTCGCCCCCTGCGGGTGATCGAGATCGACCCGGGCATGGTGAAGACCGACGAGTTCGGGCTGGTCCGGTTCGAGGGTGACGCGGAACGGGCGGCCGCCGTCTACGCCGGAGTGCCGGGGCCGCTGGTCGCCGAGGACGTGGCCGACTGCATCGCCTGGTGCGCCACCCGCCCCGAGCACGTCAACATCGACCGGCTGGTGGTCCGACCGCGGGCCCAGGCCGCCCAGCACAAGGTGCACCGGGTCTAGCGGTACGCGCGAAGTGAGCCGGGTCTGCGAGCCCGCAGTCGCGAACGGAGACCGGCACTGGGGTCGTCGACCGGGAGGGGCGGTATGAGCGGCGCGGCACGACACCGGCCGCTCGGCGTGGTCACGAGAGGCACCACCAACCCGAACCGGCTCCGCCGGGTGGACAACTGGATCGTCGCCACGTGCGCCGACCGGCTGTTGGCGGCGGCCGACCCCCTGGTGGTCGACCTCGGCTACGGTGCCACCCCGGTGACCGCGGTGGAATTGCGCGCCCGGCTGGCGGCGGGAGTGCGTCCAGACGTACGGCTGGTGGGGCTGGAGATCGACGCGGCCCGGGTGGCCGCGGCCACACCGGCCGCCGACCCGCCCGGCCTGACGTTCGCCCGAGGCGGGTTCGAGCTGGCCGGGCTCCGGCCGGTGCTGGTCCGCGCGTTCAACGTGCTGCGACAGTACGACGAGAGCGAGGTGCCCGACGCCTGGCGGACGATGACCACCGCGCTCGCCCCGGGTGGGGTGCTCGTCGAGGGCACGTGCGACGAGTTGGGGCGGCTCGCCAGTTGGCTGCTGATCGACGCCGACGGCCCCCGCACGCTGACCCTGGCCGCGAAGCTCACCACGCTGGGCAGCCCCGCCGAGTTGGCCGAGCGGCTACCCAAGGCGCTGATCCATCACAACGTCCCCGGCGAACCGATCCACGATCTGATCCGCGCGCTCGACGACGCCTGGCAGGCCGCCGCGCCCTACGCCACCTTCGGCCCCCGCCAACGCTGGCTGAGCGCGGTAACCCGTCTCCGCGAGACCGGCTGGCCCATCCTGAACGGCCCGAACCGCTG
The nucleotide sequence above comes from Micromonospora luteifusca. Encoded proteins:
- a CDS encoding response regulator transcription factor, whose amino-acid sequence is MSRVLVVEDEESFSDALSYMLRKEGFEVSVAATGTDALTEFDRTGADIVLLDLMLPEMSGTEVCRQLRQRSAVPIIMVTARDSEIDKVVGLEIGADDYVTKPYSPRELVARIRAVLRRQSPEVAEAGAPTLAAGPVRMDIERHVVTVDGGAVQLPLKEFELLELLLRNAGRVLTRGQLIDRVWGADYVGDTKTLDVHVKRLRSKIEPEPSAPRFIVTVRGLGYKFEP
- a CDS encoding sensor histidine kinase — its product is MEWAVAVVVAVALVAGLAAGFVLPRFLPARDGRSTSTGSASSRWSRGRPAIADEQQAGLGRRTIDSLRAGVVVLDNDDVPVLINPAARAMGLLRTGSRPGSIAAHPLIRTLAGQVRRTGVRREIELDLPRGRDSAGENPLGVHLRAMGLGNGFIAVEAVDVTESHRLTRVRRDFVANVSHELKTPIGALQLLAEALLDATEPADAAAPDLSEDLVAARRFAERIQHESTRLGRLVQELLELTRLQGAEPQPPPEPVALDWVIAEVVDRTRTTASARGVEVSVDGERGLTAYGSDSQLATAVANLVENAINYSGEDTVVRVTLRGDDEHVEIAVADQGIGIAPTDVDRIFERFYRADQARSRATGGTGLGLAIVKHIASNHGGRVEVSSTLGGGSTFTLRLPASPPDDLLATLPPVGIESGPAGLRQV
- the phoU gene encoding phosphate signaling complex protein PhoU gives rise to the protein MRDEFRADLQIVSQLLVDMAEGVRAAMRQATRALLTADRQAAETVIERDAEIDDLYRHVEERVCDLLARQAPVASDLRAMITALHVAADLERMGDLAEHVGKTALRRHPSPAVPAELRTVFTEMSEIADRMAVKIGSVLAKPDADLAGELDSDDDAMDELHKNLFAMLLGDEWPYGVETAIDATLLGRYYERFADHAVNAGEHVIYLITGENTPTGS
- a CDS encoding phosphoglyceromutase — its product is MTASEGPTVGTLVLLRHGESDWNAKNLFTGWVDVDLTEKGEGEARRGGELMREHSLLPDVVHTSVLRRAIRTAELALSAADRHWIAVRRSWRLNERHYGALQGKNKKQTLDEYGEEQFMLWRRSYDTPPPPIDDNDKWSQVGDPRYALLPTELMPRTECLKDVVDRMLPYWYDSIVPDILAGRTVLVAAHGNSLRALVKHLDQISDEAIAKLNIPTGIPLRYDLDPHLRPLTLGGTYLDPTAAKEAAAAVANQGR
- a CDS encoding MDR family MFS transporter, with product MRTMRSWFRDTTGGLPTTFWYLWSGTLINRLGSFVLVFLAIYLTQERGFSASQAGLVIGLWGVGGAFGTTAGGTLADRWGRRPTLLTAHVGAAAMMLALGLARDLWAVALGALLLGMFAEAARPAFGAMMIDVVPAKDRLRAFSLNYWAINLGFACAAVLAGLAAQADYLLLFVVDAGTMLVTALIIFMRVPETRQAGSASTATASAPRGALRTILSDRVFLGFVALNLFSALVFLQHISMLPIAMGDDGLSPATYGTVIALNGVLIVVGQLFVPRLIRGRSRSYVLALAAVVMGVGFGLTAFAGTAWFYGLTVLIWTLGEMLNSPSNSTLIAELSPAELRGRYQGVFSLSWQIAGASAPILGGLVREHAGNDTLWYGCAMLGVLTAVAHLVSGPARERRAVALRRSGEALAPVTAHRGPQPAEATA
- a CDS encoding MFS transporter encodes the protein MYALRRWWHDTAGGLPATFWYLWAGLLINRAGAFAMLFLSLYLTDVRGASVGLAGTVVGAYGAGGAAGVLLGGVLADRWGRRATLLAAHLVTAGLMVALAFSRPLLLIAVLSALIGVVHSMPSPAFVAAIVDVVPAERRSRAFNLQFWAFNLGMAVASLLAGVLAEASFTALFLVDAGATLTAAAVIGWKVPETLRIAAPAVDLQPPAPSAPTSVRPRRPGLHTALTDRTFLVFVGLTFVLAVLTMQTSTIMPLAMSADGLGPSAYGLVVALGGALIVVGQLFVPRLIDRHRKDVVLAVSTALLALGFGVLAVADGLAIYLGAAAVWTVGSMLAAPPNAQINADLAPPQLRARYQSVFYLTFPAAAFVAPTLGGLSLQHLGDRHWLIVGGLGMVAALGHLFAGPPRERHVAALRRAAERKPVTPVDDRAPIA
- a CDS encoding YbjN domain-containing protein encodes the protein MSPKSDLATLIESVCAERDLACESTGPNSYAVTLPGTHKLKTVCNLIVGEHALRVEAFVMRQPDERREELWAWLLQRNARMYGVSFSTDAVGDVYLTGRVNPAGVDADELDRLLGAVLTYADESFDTMLEIGFGSSIRREYEWRVKRGESTANLAAFAHLFEPSGAGPDPT
- the mshA gene encoding D-inositol-3-phosphate glycosyltransferase, translating into MAEMHTGVGRQRGARPWPRPRRIATLSVHTSPLHQPGTGDAGGMNVYILEVARRLAEANVEVEIFTRATSGDLPPVVEMAPGVQVRHITSGPLEGLTKEELPGQLCAFTAGVLRAEASRPPGHYDLIHSHYWLSGQVGWLAKERWGVPLVHTAHTLAKVKNAQLAAGDRPEPKARVIGEEQVVAEADRLVANTRVEASDLLDRYDADPARVSVVQPGVDLDRFRPAPGDRSAATHEARRRLGLPTNGYVVAFVGRIQPLKAPDVLIRAIAALRERDPALAAQVTVVICGGPSGSGLDRPTALIELAAKLGVSDGVRFLPPLTGDDLPALYRAADLVAVPSHNESFGLVALEAQACGTPVLAAAVGGLVTAVRDHVSGVLIDGHDPVDWATALGRLLPDQALRAVLARGAEQHARHFSWDRTVAGLLGVYGEAIAAHRARLAADLAADPALSCSW
- a CDS encoding SDR family oxidoreductase translates to MTSVAIVTGASSGIGAATARRLAAEGFHVLAAARRAERLADLVAEITAAGGQATAVTCDITSDESVAGLAEAAAQAPGPVTLLVNNAGGARGLDPVESGSVADWQWMYDVNVLGTLRVTQALLPALEASGSGTIVVVSSTAGLTVYEGGGGYTAAKHAQTAIAGTLRLELCGRPLRVIEIDPGMVKTDEFGLVRFEGDAERAAAVYAGVPGPLVAEDVADCIAWCATRPEHVNIDRLVVRPRAQAAQHKVHRV
- a CDS encoding class I SAM-dependent methyltransferase — protein: MSGAARHRPLGVVTRGTTNPNRLRRVDNWIVATCADRLLAAADPLVVDLGYGATPVTAVELRARLAAGVRPDVRLVGLEIDAARVAAATPAADPPGLTFARGGFELAGLRPVLVRAFNVLRQYDESEVPDAWRTMTTALAPGGVLVEGTCDELGRLASWLLIDADGPRTLTLAAKLTTLGSPAELAERLPKALIHHNVPGEPIHDLIRALDDAWQAAAPYATFGPRQRWLSAVTRLRETGWPILNGPNRWRQGELTLPWPPP